TAAAGATTTTCTACCTACAACACGCAAATCCCTGCTTGACTTTGATCAAGTAAAAGGACAATTTACTGCAAAGCGAGCATTACAAATAGCTGCCGCTGGACGCCATAATATATTATTTATAGGATCACCTGGCTCAGGCAAAACTATGCTTGCCAAGCGCCTACCGACTATTATGCCACCTCTTTCTTTTGATGAAATAATACAAACAAGTAAAGTGTATTCTATTAGTGGTAAATTAGATAAAGATCCTTTAGTAACAGAAAGACCTTTTAGAAATCCGCATCATACTATTTCTCAAGCAGGGCTTGTAGGTGGTGGCTCATTTCCTCAACCAGGTGAAATTAGTTTGGCTCATAATGGCATATTATTTTTAGATGAACTTACTGAGTTTAAACGTGATACTCTGGAAGTGCTACGCCAACCACTTGAGCAACAAGTAGTAAGTATTGCACGTGCACAACATACCGTACAATTTCCTGCAGCATTTTTACTTATTGCGGCTCTTAATCCTTGTCCCTGTGGGTTTTTAGGCGATAAAAAGCGCCCGTGCACCTGCAGTTCTTTACAAATAACCAAATATATTTCTAAACTTTCAGGGCCACTACTCGATCGAATAGATTTGCAAGTTACGGTGCCTTCTCTTGATTACGAAACTATTAAAGATCAAGAAACTCATCAAATAAGTTCAGCTAAACTCTATGAAGCTATAGAAAAAGCAATTAAGGCTCAAGAGAACCGTTCACAAGCACTTAATACACCTAAGAATTGGAATGCGTATTTACCAGCTGAGCATATTGATAAACACTGTATACTTACCCCTGGCGCACAAGAGTTGGTTAAAAAGGCATTTGATAAACTTAATCTTACCATGCGCGGA
This region of Candidatus Dependentiae bacterium genomic DNA includes:
- a CDS encoding YifB family Mg chelatase-like AAA ATPase, whose translation is MHTKIFSATTIGIETYPVEVEVDLSFGLLQFFIVGLPDTAIKESKQRIQTALKNSGIKLPERKITVNLAPADLKKEGTLFDLPIAVGILHAAQLVSLDAQFLQETLFLGELSLDGTIKPVKGILPIAYDSAKLGKKRLIVATHNAPEAALITHLEVIGITNLIELIAYIKKEKIIAPTRTNYKDFLPTTRKSLLDFDQVKGQFTAKRALQIAAAGRHNILFIGSPGSGKTMLAKRLPTIMPPLSFDEIIQTSKVYSISGKLDKDPLVTERPFRNPHHTISQAGLVGGGSFPQPGEISLAHNGILFLDELTEFKRDTLEVLRQPLEQQVVSIARAQHTVQFPAAFLLIAALNPCPCGFLGDKKRPCTCSSLQITKYISKLSGPLLDRIDLQVTVPSLDYETIKDQETHQISSAKLYEAIEKAIKAQENRSQALNTPKNWNAYLPAEHIDKHCILTPGAQELVKKAFDKLNLTMRGYHKLLKVARTIADLETSESIDIQHIKEALLYRSLDQSFAKE